In Fusarium falciforme chromosome 9, complete sequence, the sequence atgccGTCCAAATCATTAGCGACTGGACTTCTGAAACGGACCATGTGGTTCCAACCCAGTTCATCGGTTGGGTCCTCACCAAGCAGTCTCCTTACCGGTAGCAAACGGCCAGTGTCCAGGAAAAGATGCTGATGAAAATTGGTTCTTTTGAGGTCGACGAGGGCCACGTCGGTGAAGGGGACCTGGGCTACAGCCCTACCGATGGGTTGCATCTGGCCGGTGGAGAGACTGAAGTAGGCGGTTGGATCTCCTCGTCCAATTCCGTGCGCCGAAACAGTCAGAAAGTGCTGGTCTTTCGCGTTCTTCACCAGGATGCCTGAGGTCGTACAGGCCGCTGTTGACGGTGCCGAAGTGGGAGTCCTGGTTCCGGAAATCATGCCGAATACCGGCCCCCGTCTGATCGGGATACAGGCGGGtgtctctctctccttcCAGTCCCGCCAATCTGGCCTGTCAAAATGCCTCTCAAGGCAGTAGCCAGCAACGCAATTTGCGATCACACCAGGGAGTTGAGGACGAATAGGGGTTATATTGGCTTCATTGTTCAGCATAATGTAGAACATTGCGTCTGAAGCAAAGATGACCTCGATGAGATCTACTTCAGGGGCGCAACAGGACAGCTCCCGGGCAAGCTCGCTGGTTATGAGTCGCATCTCCTGGTCGGACAAAGCCCCTTCCCTACCATCAAGCTCTTCGCAGATGGAGACGAGAGGGGGTCCAAATCGGACATATCTGGAGGGGAAAAGGAGGAATCTTCCATAGCCTCGGCTCTCATCCTCTCCTGGGCTGTGCATCGTGAAGGGAACGCCGCCTATTGTCAGGGGCCACGGTCTTCGGGGGAGTTGCTCGACTTGAAAATTGATATGGCAATTGTTTCGGCCCTGGGTAATTCTGGTGACTCCGGGCAAGGTGGTCCAGAATACCCGGGGATTGTGATTTCGAGGAATTTGGAGGCTGGGGTAAGAGAAGTCTAAATGGGAGACGACGTGTCTCATGGGGACAGCGGAAGATTCCATGATGAGAGAAAGGGTGTGTACCGGGACGAGGCTGCCGAAAAaagggaggatgaggctggatAGGGATGTGAGCCGGCATCAATATATAACCAGCATCAATATATCTGTATCGAAACTCATTGACCGATGAGTAATAGAGCTACGAGTCTTGGTTGTTGTGCCTATCATACAATGCATGATGTGTATCAATCTCGGCGGTATTCTCGTCGTGAGTCCGGGTAGGCAGCCATATGACTCAACAGGGTGTAAATTTATTCGCAATTGCGACCGGTTCTAAGGAGTCATGGCTATATGACACTCTACAAATACTATCATGTTCGCCTTAATGATGGCAAGCATGAGAGGAAATGACCTGTGCGTATGTTGATACCAATCATGCCAACCACGGGGGTTTAATGGTGGGATGCTCACAACAACAATGATGCTGTGACCTATTGATAAATAGTCAGTGGCGATGGTTACACTTATGTCATGCCTAAAGAGTTCGATGACAGCAGTCGAAATAAGAACGTCTTTGAACATGGTGACCGCATCATCTCTCGTCGTCTATGATGATCACACTTGTCTGCTCAGTAATCAGATCAGCCACAACTGCAAGAACATATGATGCCATTCAGAAACATCATATCATTAGATACTGTAGCCCGAGTTCATGTCCCGAGATGTATCGTGGCTGAACCCTGTTCCCAAAGCCTGATATGTGGTATAGAAAAGCTCGGTGGCCTCATCAAAACACATCATCCACCTAACATAGCCACAACAGTACTCGTCATCACTTGACACATTCTTCACATTTGAATTAATAAACCATGGCCAACGTCGATATCAATACTTGAGGCCGAAACTCCGAGCATTCACACTCTGATCGAGCAGCATCCAAACGTCAGCGACGCCGGGGCCTGCGAAATGAGAACGAGAGACCTGGACTGCCAACCGCTATTACATCAACCATGACGAGCGAGCAACCTGATGCCTACGCGGTCATCTTTCGTGTTGACGAGATCACAGAACAATTCCGTGCCGACCAAGTCGTTTCGACTGACAGGCCCTGGTCTCCATCGCCTCCGCCCGAACATGACAGTACCGGCAAACGCATGAACAGTCAGGAGCAACCGTATAGCAGGTGTATCGAGGAGGAAGGAAATCAGCTGGTGGAAACTACCATGAGGACTATTCCCGCCTAGCGTCCGCCATACGACTATCGCCGACCGGTGACCAAGACCAGCGACAAGGTCTACCTTCCGGTTACCGACTTTCCGCCAGTCAAATTCATCGGCCAAATCCTCGGTTCACGCGGGAGCAGCCTCAAGGCTATGAGCGCTGAATCCGGTGCCAACATTGTCCTCCGCGGTAAGGGTTCTGTCAAGGAAGGCAGAGGAAGGGCATGTCTGAGTACGGCTGACCATGACAGGGAGCCTCTACATTGCCTGATTACCGCAGACTCCCACCACAAGGTTGaacaggccaagaagctcatccaTAATGTTATTGAGACAGCGACATCTACCCCCGAGCCTGACAACCAGCGAAAGATCCACCAGCTTCGTGACCTCGCTATCATGAACGGCACCTTTCGAGATGATGAGAGTTGACAGCACCAAGGACATGCTAATCGCCTGCTCGAGACTCCCCAGGATGGTCAGCCATGCTCCAACCCTCACCAACAACCGGGTAGCAGAATAACAAGTCCTCTTGACCGAGAGTACCAGCAGTTCATGATGGAGCTTGACACTAACCACGGCCTCTCGTCGAGTGATGGTGTTCATGCTCCCTCTTTGCAATGGGCTTAACCACTGCCACCATGGTGTACAGATCGACTGAAGGAATGGGACTACTAACGTGTTTTCAACTGATGCCAAGTCTTCAACATGATTTGGCTGTGATGCTCACCCCGACCCGCGATCGTTATTCTATGTATTTAATGTGACAAGCCCTTAATCGAAGAGTTAGGCTTTATACTTAGAAGGGCTTTATAGAGGCCGATATCACAGTAGGTAGCAAGAGTTGGGAGACTGGCAGTATTGGGGCTCTGCTGGAAAAACCGCGGGAGGAAAGGGCTGCATGGGCATGTTGTCTCAGCCCTGTCTGATTGGCATGACCTGGAATTCTCGTGTAAAAAGGGGTACAAGACGGGAATGGGGCCAGAACGAGAACATCGAGTTTAATCTTGGCGCCAGTTGTTTCAACTATCAGaccttttttagttttaagtGTAGAAGTTTGTGCTCGGCTCTGCTCCCACTCCTGGCCAGGGCCTCAGGGGTTGGCAAGTGCTAGCCTCCAATGAATGTCCAATAATACATAAATAATCCTCAACTGAATCTTGATTGCCAAAAACCTGAGCTTTGAGCATGCAGGTGCATTTGGTTAATAAAGACCGTAAGAAGCAAATACGGTAAAAATGCCTGTATGCTTGC encodes:
- a CDS encoding Branchpoint-bridging protein, coding for MTSEQPDAYAVIFRVDEITEQFRADQVVSTDRPWSPSPPPEHDSTGKRMNSQEQPYSRCIEEEGNQLRPPYDYRRPVTKTSDKVYLPVTDFPPVKFIGQILGSRGSSLKAMSAESGANIVLRGKGSVKEGRGRACLSTADHDREPLHCLITADSHHKVEQAKKLIHNVIETATSTPEPDNQRKIHQLRDLAIMNGTFRDDES